In Deinococcus sedimenti, a single genomic region encodes these proteins:
- a CDS encoding cell division protein FtsQ/DivIB: MTGPVRGDRPRNRRLESSADPLPAEAGSVVDLSFPGRPLPEPDPDSASEAVPPQRRRRSRRPLYGALAALLLVGAGVGAWFALPVRTVTVAGQSRLSEARVRALAGLDGEFGWLYYGRWRARGLLDSPWVQSAVVTRTFPDRVAIQVTERTPRARYQRRDGVVVTLARDGTVLPGATGTAQLPLIRGWGPDRVPEVLHLLDTLARYNVQSVMYTPSGVTVKLRSSSVWSGDLRALVKYAGSISMYPDSDIYIYPWGVSVQE, from the coding sequence ATGACCGGCCCGGTCCGGGGGGACCGGCCCCGCAACCGGCGCCTGGAATCGTCGGCCGATCCTCTGCCCGCCGAGGCGGGGTCGGTGGTGGACCTGTCCTTTCCCGGCCGTCCGCTTCCCGAACCCGACCCGGATTCGGCGTCAGAGGCGGTTCCGCCGCAGCGGCGTCGCCGGTCACGTCGGCCGCTGTATGGCGCCCTGGCGGCCCTGCTGCTGGTGGGCGCGGGGGTGGGCGCCTGGTTCGCGCTGCCGGTGAGGACCGTCACGGTCGCCGGTCAGTCGCGTCTGAGCGAGGCGCGGGTGCGCGCGCTGGCCGGACTGGACGGCGAGTTCGGCTGGCTGTACTACGGCCGCTGGCGTGCGCGGGGGCTGCTGGACAGTCCGTGGGTGCAGTCGGCGGTGGTCACGCGGACCTTCCCGGACAGGGTGGCGATTCAGGTGACGGAGCGTACCCCCCGCGCCCGGTATCAGCGGCGGGACGGTGTCGTCGTGACCCTGGCCCGGGACGGGACGGTGCTGCCGGGCGCGACGGGCACCGCTCAGCTGCCTCTGATCCGTGGGTGGGGACCGGACCGGGTACCGGAAGTGTTGCACCTCCTGGACACTCTGGCCCGCTACAATGTGCAGTCGGTCATGTATACGCCCTCGGGCGTGACCGTGAAACTCCGCTCCTCATCGGTGTGGAGTGGCGACCTGCGCGCCCTCGTGAAGTATGCTGGGAGTATCAGCATGTATCCAGACAGTGACATTTACATCTACCCCTGGGGGGTGAGCGTCCAGGAATGA
- a CDS encoding branched-chain amino acid ABC transporter substrate-binding protein — protein MKRILTLSLLALSAGASAQTTTVKLATISPLSGSISNLGVQVRNGAQLAVNEYAPRFAKLGFRLSLVAFDDQADPATGTAAARKIAADRQVLAVVGALNSGVTIPATAALSASRVAVVNSGSTANQVTDRGLKNVSRIVPRDDAQGPAGAAFLAGTLKAKRVYVLNDKTAYGEGLAAEVEKTLRARGVKVLANEGTEEKSDFSGVIAKIRLQKPDAIYFGGVYNQVGVFLAQLRGAGVTAPVVGGDGLDSPDLARVAGVGGTNVYYTTVSAPLSALPAAKTFAGSYRKAFGTDPQGFAAFAYDAARVALQGILNAAKTNGGKVPSRAQVESAVRAGTYAGLLSGSVTFDARGDRQSAKLYVMKLTGGKVSLSTSVNVTPRR, from the coding sequence ATGAAGCGCATCCTGACCCTGTCCCTGCTGGCCCTGAGTGCCGGCGCCTCCGCCCAGACCACGACCGTGAAGCTCGCAACGATCAGTCCGCTGTCCGGTTCGATCAGCAACCTGGGCGTGCAGGTCCGCAACGGCGCGCAGCTGGCCGTGAACGAGTACGCGCCCCGCTTCGCGAAGCTGGGCTTCCGCCTGAGCCTCGTGGCTTTCGACGATCAGGCGGACCCCGCGACCGGCACGGCCGCCGCGCGCAAGATCGCCGCCGACCGTCAGGTGCTCGCGGTGGTGGGCGCGCTGAACAGCGGCGTGACCATCCCCGCGACCGCCGCGCTGAGTGCCAGCCGCGTGGCGGTCGTGAACTCGGGCAGCACCGCGAATCAGGTGACGGACCGCGGCCTGAAGAACGTGAGTCGGATCGTCCCACGTGACGACGCGCAGGGTCCGGCCGGAGCGGCGTTCCTGGCCGGAACGCTGAAGGCGAAGCGGGTGTACGTCCTGAACGACAAGACCGCGTACGGCGAGGGGCTGGCCGCCGAGGTCGAGAAGACCCTCAGGGCGCGCGGCGTGAAGGTCCTGGCGAACGAGGGCACCGAGGAGAAGAGCGACTTCAGCGGCGTGATCGCCAAGATCCGCCTGCAGAAGCCGGACGCGATCTACTTCGGCGGTGTGTACAACCAGGTGGGCGTGTTCTTGGCGCAGCTACGCGGCGCGGGCGTCACGGCGCCCGTGGTGGGCGGCGACGGCCTGGACAGCCCGGACCTGGCGCGCGTGGCCGGGGTGGGCGGCACGAACGTGTACTACACGACCGTGTCCGCGCCGCTGAGTGCCCTGCCGGCCGCGAAGACGTTCGCTGGGTCGTACCGCAAGGCGTTCGGGACCGACCCGCAGGGCTTCGCGGCGTTCGCGTACGACGCGGCCCGCGTGGCGCTGCAGGGCATCCTGAACGCCGCCAAGACGAACGGCGGGAAGGTGCCCAGCCGCGCGCAGGTGGAATCGGCGGTGCGCGCCGGAACGTACGCCGGCCTGCTGTCTGGCAGCGTGACGTTCGATGCGCGCGGGGACCGGCAGAGCGCGAAGCTGTACGTGATGAAGCTCACGGGTGGGAAGGTCAGCCTGAGCACCAGCGTGAACGTGACGCCCCGCCGCTGA
- the ftsA gene encoding cell division protein FtsA has product MKENSIIVGLDIGTTKITTVIGEVGQNGNVDIIGEGTVPSEGMKRGSVVNLERATHAIRQSVQSAERVSGVKVESVFVTVAGNHAKAITSHGLAAIRRNQEIGQTDVDRAIENARAVPLDPNLEIIHTLPQEYVVDGQEGIKNPVGMHGVRLEVDVHIVAGTAGPLLNLRRCVQEAGLRVEGFALHALASGLATLEAGEQAQTVIVVDMGGGTTDVAVFKRGNLAHSACIPIGGDHVTADLAQILKIPMEEAENVKRRYGAALPELADQDLTLEITTSSGSTHAITAFELSRVIKPRLAEIFGMIRDEIDQTLGPVELVANGVILTGGAALLRGTPELARDRFRLPVRVGRPRGIGGLTDIVSGPGHAGSVGLVLYGIGEDGRLPTMTFVDSVAPAAQPPAPPPVNVTAPPAATPDVSEPRPAARDKDKDSPSLIDKMRNWFKDWM; this is encoded by the coding sequence ATGAAGGAAAACAGCATCATCGTCGGCCTGGACATCGGGACCACGAAAATCACCACCGTGATCGGCGAGGTCGGCCAGAACGGCAACGTCGACATCATCGGCGAAGGAACCGTGCCCAGCGAGGGCATGAAACGCGGCTCGGTCGTGAACCTCGAGCGGGCCACGCACGCCATCCGGCAGTCGGTGCAGAGCGCCGAGCGGGTCAGCGGCGTCAAGGTCGAGTCGGTGTTCGTGACTGTGGCCGGCAATCACGCCAAGGCCATCACCAGCCACGGCCTGGCCGCCATCCGCCGCAATCAGGAGATCGGACAGACCGACGTGGACCGCGCCATCGAGAACGCCCGCGCCGTGCCGCTCGACCCCAACCTGGAGATCATCCACACCCTTCCGCAGGAGTACGTCGTGGACGGCCAGGAGGGCATCAAGAACCCGGTCGGTATGCACGGCGTGCGCCTGGAGGTCGACGTGCACATCGTCGCCGGGACGGCCGGGCCGCTGCTGAACCTGCGCCGCTGCGTGCAGGAGGCGGGCCTGCGGGTCGAGGGCTTCGCGCTGCACGCGCTGGCCAGCGGCCTGGCCACCCTGGAGGCCGGTGAGCAGGCGCAGACGGTCATCGTGGTGGACATGGGCGGCGGGACGACCGACGTGGCCGTGTTCAAGCGCGGGAACCTCGCGCACTCGGCGTGCATTCCGATCGGCGGGGATCACGTCACGGCGGACCTCGCACAGATCCTGAAGATCCCCATGGAGGAGGCCGAGAACGTCAAGCGGCGCTACGGCGCGGCCCTGCCGGAACTGGCCGATCAGGACCTCACGCTGGAGATCACGACCTCGTCGGGCAGCACGCACGCCATCACGGCGTTCGAACTGTCCCGCGTGATCAAGCCGCGTCTGGCGGAGATCTTCGGCATGATCCGCGACGAGATCGACCAGACCCTCGGGCCCGTGGAACTCGTCGCGAACGGCGTGATCCTCACGGGCGGCGCGGCGCTGCTGCGCGGCACGCCGGAACTCGCCCGTGACCGCTTCCGCCTGCCGGTGCGGGTGGGCCGTCCGCGCGGCATCGGTGGACTGACCGACATCGTCAGTGGACCCGGGCACGCGGGCAGCGTCGGCCTGGTGCTGTACGGCATCGGGGAGGACGGCCGCCTGCCGACCATGACCTTCGTGGACAGCGTGGCGCCGGCCGCCCAGCCTCCGGCACCGCCCCCGGTGAACGTGACGGCGCCGCCCGCCGCCACCCCGGACGTGAGCGAGCCGCGCCCGGCCGCCCGGGACAAGGATAAGGACAGTCCGAGTCTGATCGACAAGATGCGCAACTGGTTCAAGGACTGGATGTAA
- a CDS encoding UDP-N-acetylmuramate dehydrogenase gives MTGTLSRAGARVERLPLARFTTLGVGGEAEVWFVETHEQLREAMEQPYRVLGGGSNLVIADEGVPERVIRLSGPLAERDLTPDPALSDDTWIVTGWVGGGVPLPGLIRQLQKMGLSGLEGTVGIPAQVGGAVWMNAGTRYGEMFDGLHTLEIVTPEGLRQVTPDDLNWGYRNSGIPRNHVVTRVRLKLRRAAPDEVLAKMDFADQARKGQPKMKTPGCAFKNPGGVSAGKLIDEAGLKGTRVGNALIAPEHANFIVNLGGATAADVHALLGIIRERVPVPMELEYELWPEVTPA, from the coding sequence GTGACCGGCACGCTCAGCCGCGCGGGCGCGCGCGTGGAGCGGCTGCCCCTGGCGCGCTTCACGACGCTGGGCGTGGGCGGCGAGGCCGAGGTGTGGTTCGTCGAGACGCACGAGCAGCTGCGCGAGGCCATGGAGCAGCCCTACCGCGTGCTGGGGGGCGGCAGCAACCTCGTGATCGCGGATGAGGGCGTGCCGGAGCGAGTGATCCGTCTGAGCGGCCCGCTGGCCGAGCGTGACCTGACCCCGGACCCGGCCCTGAGTGACGACACCTGGATCGTGACCGGCTGGGTGGGCGGCGGCGTGCCCCTGCCTGGATTGATCCGCCAGCTGCAGAAAATGGGCCTGAGCGGCCTGGAGGGCACCGTCGGCATTCCGGCGCAGGTGGGCGGCGCGGTGTGGATGAACGCCGGGACCCGCTACGGCGAGATGTTCGACGGCCTGCACACCCTGGAGATCGTCACGCCCGAGGGGTTGCGGCAGGTCACGCCGGACGACCTGAACTGGGGGTACCGCAACAGCGGCATCCCGCGCAATCACGTCGTGACCCGCGTGCGCCTGAAACTGCGCCGCGCCGCGCCCGACGAGGTCCTGGCGAAGATGGACTTCGCGGATCAGGCCCGCAAGGGCCAGCCGAAGATGAAGACGCCGGGCTGCGCGTTCAAGAACCCCGGTGGCGTCAGCGCCGGGAAGCTCATCGACGAGGCGGGCCTGAAGGGCACCCGCGTCGGCAACGCGCTGATCGCGCCGGAACACGCGAACTTCATCGTGAACCTGGGCGGCGCGACCGCCGCCGATGTGCACGCCCTGCTGGGCATCATCCGCGAGCGCGTGCCGGTCCCGATGGAACTGGAGTACGAACTGTGGCCGGAGGTGACCCCAGCATGA
- the ftsZ gene encoding cell division protein FtsZ — translation MQAARIRVIGLGGAGNNAVNRMIESGLEGVEFIAGNTDAQVLAKSHAEIRIQLGDRLTRGLGAGADPEVGEKAALEDRERIKEYLEGTDMLFITAGMGGGTGTGSAPVVAEIAREMGILTVAIVTRPFRFEGPKRLRVAEEGISKLADRVDGMIVVNNEKLLTAVDKKVSFREAFLIADRVLYYGVKGISDVINVEGMINLDFADVRNLLANSGTVLMGIGAGRGEKVAEEAAMSAIHSPLLERGIEGARRILVNVTGSYDLSMTDANEIVEKIREATGFEEPDILFGITPDEDAGDEVRVTVIATGFNDMPVTVAGGPRSSVIDTIVKPVRGGSSYDPKDYDIPAFLRNVDRD, via the coding sequence ATGCAAGCGGCCAGAATTCGCGTGATCGGCTTGGGCGGGGCGGGCAACAATGCCGTCAACCGCATGATTGAATCGGGACTTGAAGGCGTGGAGTTCATCGCCGGGAACACGGACGCGCAGGTGCTCGCCAAGAGTCACGCGGAGATCCGCATTCAGCTCGGCGACCGCCTGACCCGCGGCCTGGGCGCCGGTGCGGACCCCGAAGTGGGCGAGAAGGCCGCCCTGGAAGACCGCGAGCGCATCAAGGAGTACCTCGAGGGGACCGACATGCTGTTCATCACCGCCGGGATGGGCGGCGGGACCGGGACCGGCAGCGCGCCCGTCGTCGCGGAGATCGCCCGTGAGATGGGCATCCTGACGGTCGCGATCGTCACCCGCCCCTTCCGCTTCGAGGGACCCAAGCGCCTGCGCGTGGCGGAAGAAGGCATCAGCAAGCTCGCGGACCGCGTGGACGGCATGATCGTCGTGAACAACGAGAAGCTGCTGACTGCCGTGGACAAGAAGGTCTCGTTCCGCGAGGCGTTCCTGATCGCCGACCGCGTGCTGTACTACGGCGTGAAGGGCATCAGCGACGTGATCAACGTCGAGGGCATGATCAACCTGGACTTCGCGGACGTCCGCAACCTCCTCGCGAACAGCGGCACGGTCCTGATGGGCATCGGCGCCGGGCGCGGCGAGAAGGTCGCCGAGGAAGCCGCCATGAGCGCCATCCACAGCCCGCTGCTCGAACGTGGCATCGAGGGCGCGCGCCGCATTCTGGTGAACGTGACCGGCAGCTACGACCTGAGCATGACGGACGCGAACGAGATCGTCGAGAAGATCCGCGAGGCCACGGGCTTCGAGGAACCCGACATCCTGTTCGGCATCACCCCCGACGAGGACGCTGGGGACGAGGTGCGCGTCACCGTCATCGCCACCGGTTTCAACGATATGCCGGTCACCGTCGCCGGCGGGCCGCGGTCCAGCGTGATCGACACGATCGTCAAACCGGTGCGGGGCGGCAGCAGCTACGACCCGAAGGACTACGACATTCCCGCGTTCCTGCGCAACGTCGACCGCGACTGA